The segment GGCTGATATATCCCTACGCCTAACGTAAAGAGATAAGTTGTGTACCTTTCACCGTTTAATTGGCTTACTACAACTGTGCCGTTGCTAACTACGAAAGGCCCGCTGTTCTGTAATATAGACCCTGGACCGAGAGTTGAGTTAATGAAGCCTTGACTTAAGGGCAACGAGGGTTGAAAATGAACGGAGAGGAAAAACGCCACTAAGATGACGCCAACCAGCGCCGCTGGTATCCAGATCTTCAGATTCATATGCGAACAGTTAGGAACAAAGAATTAAGCGTTATCCTTAGACGCGTTGGGTAGAGTTCAATTGTCTCCCACGTATGAGACCTCAGAGGGGAACGTTAAATAAAAGTTTCAATTGAACATAATCTACGAGTTAACCTCACACGGTTTAACGTAACCCGCCAACCGTAGAGCCAAAGCCTTATTGAGACCTACCATCACGTAGTCCCCTTCATTAAACGTCTTACCGTTCAAGATTAGCTTAGACTTAACCTCACATAAAATCTTACCTTCTTTACTAACGTAAGATCCGGTGATGTACTTCACGTAAGTTTCCCTCATTATGGATATAACGTCGTTTTGCCACGAGTCGAAACTTCCCCTCATTTCCTTATTTTCTACGGCTTTCATCAGCCTGATCTCAAAAAGGGAATCGGCAATGTCAGAGTAAACCCTTATCTCCGCGTTGTGAATGTTGTCCTTGTACTTATATCTAAGACCCTTAAAGATAGAGGCTATAGCCTCAATTTCCTGGGTGGTAACCGTCTGCGGATCGTCGTCCTTGATTTCCCTAGAGAGAATCTCATCTAGCGTAATAGCTCACCTCCCCCAAGCCCTTTGAGTAGGCGAATATTGCGTAGCCTGCCGTCATGGAGATCGGCTCACCCTTATTTAGATAAAACTTTGTATCAATCAAGGTGAACTCCCCGCTTATAAACGGATATAGAACTGCCCTTCCCTTGAATGGGGAAAGAGAAATGTCGTAAACGAACTCTTCCATTTCCTTAACTAAAAGGGAGCTCTTTCCGTGGACAGACCCAGGTATCCTGATCAACCTATGGATGTCCACAGTAACCTGCTCATCTACCTCAACTCCCTTAGTTCTCAAGATCCTCCCCGCCCATCCTGGGTCTCCCTCATGTCCCTTAAATGGGACACCCTCTCCTGAGACGTACCTCACTATCTCTTTCCTGTCCTCAGAGTCCATTAGGGCGCATTCACCGCTACACTCAACGAGGACGTGAAAGCCCCTGTTCCCTGAGAAAAATATCCTGGGTTTAAGATCGAAGTCTTCCCTGAGGATCTCAGCTAGCACGTTAGCTAGCTCCCAAGTCCTCTTGAGGCAATCTACGCTGATCTCTACGTACTCCCTTGCATCCACACCGTGCTCTTGACACTTACCTCCGATCACCTCCTTTCCACAAACCGGGCAGAAGACTATTTTCCTAGTTTCGCACAGGTGATCCGCATCTAGGTCAAACTGAAGGTCGGAGCCCATCCAACCTTTCTCCTCCATATCCCTTGCTGTCGGTCTTTGATATTTGGCTGAGGAGTAGAAAAGGTGAGCCGGAACGTCCTGAACTAGGGCCTGTCTGAGCTCCTGCAGGGAAGAGAAGGAGAGGTGCCTCACGTAACTCCCACTATCCATGGGTTGATAAGCGAACTCCCTTAATTCCATGTCAAAGGGTAAGGATAGCTCAGCTCTCTCATAGTACTCCCTGTATAGCATCCTGACGATTTTATTCTGCCCTTGGGGCGATGTAGAACTCACCGTAACCATCCTGAGGTAACTCGAACCTCAATTTAAGCGGTAATTGAGTCCCGAAGTTTAACTCAACCACGTCTGAGGAGTCCCTCATGTTAACTGTTTTCTCTAGGTAATCGAGACTGTAAGTGCTTTTCGCCTCACTTCCTGAAGCCTCTAGAAGTCCGGAGTCCTCCGTTAGCTCAATCTTAGAGGAACCTATATCACCTTCCACTGAGATCACTAGTTTCCCTTCCTCAAACGAGAGCGTAACTGTTTTACCTAAATCGCTCAGGACTCGCATGACCTCAGAGAAGGTGGAGGTCAACATCTTAACTTTGGCGTTTAGCTCGAGCTGCAAAGAGGGATATGTTCCCTCCTCTCCGGAAAGGATGGGAAGCACGAACGTCCTCTCGAACTCTCCGTCCAACGTGACGTACAGCGAGCTTTCCTTCAACTCGAAGGTTAAGCTGTCGTTCTTCCTGACGCTGGAGAGCGAGTCTATCAGGTCTTGTAACTTAACTGTTAACAGGTCTTTCTCTCCGCTCTCATACTCGTGGAAGTACCCTTTAGGTATGAACAGGTTTACTAACGTAACCCTAGAGGGATCCACTCCTCTTATCTTTATCCCCTCCTTAGTCCCTACGAGCGTAACGTCTGGCATGAACTCCGCTAGCGTTCTGAAGATTGACGTTACGGAGTTGGCGTCGATAACCTTGAATCTCATGATTCAATGATTTAGGACTTAGAGTTAAAAACCAAATGGTCTTTTAGGGTTTGGGCGCAGAGGGATTCGCTTAACCTCACGGTTTAGATTAGTTTCCTCGTCGTTCTCAAGGTCAAAGTCTACTGTTGTTCTCCTCCGTTTCGAAATCCTCACCCCCAGCCAGAATCCTTTGTATTAGCGCATACAACTCGTCAAAGCCTTGTCTAGTTTGAGACGAGACGGGAAGGGGTGGGACCTCTAAGCTCTCCATCAATGTCCTCACCAGCTCAAAGGAGTAGTCGTCTATCGTCCCTAAGCTGTCCAATAGGTTCTCTCCTTCGCCCCAACTTGTAACCCTCTCTAATTCCTCCTTGCTTAGCAGATCCGTCTTTGAGAGAACGTTAACTTGAGGGGTACCCAATCTGAACCTGACCGAACTTGAGAGGAGTAACAAAGAGACGTAACTTCTACTTTCCTTAGCTAAGAATGAGTCCATGAGGAACACGTTGACGCTCTTGTTGTCCCCAACTAAAAGGGAGGAGAAGGTCCTCCCACTATCCCTATAGGCGAAGAGCTCAATTTGACCGGGAGTGTCAACCAGAACGTAGTTCGACTCTATGTTCCCTAAATCGCTTTTAATCTCCGTAGCCTTAGTCAGAAGGAGATCTATTGATACGATGAGGGATGAGTTAGGTCCTAATCCAAACCTCTGCATTACGTCCCTAGAATCGATGTAATCTCTTACGTCAAAGTCGGGTACGTAAGGAAGGGACTCAACGGCAGGATCCATGTTAACTATTGAGGCGTCCATCTCTTGGTCCAGAAGGTAATCTTGGAACTCCTTAACCATGGTAGTTTTCCCGGAACCAGCCGTCCCAACGAAGAAAACGTAATACATGAGTGAACCTCCTCGCTTAACCTTTAAAACTTCACGTGCACTCTTTCATTAATGATTGTCTTAGGTGGAACCGCAAGCAACGGAATAGATGAAAGGCTTTCAAAGATAATAGGAGCTAAGTTAGTTAAGGTTGAGCATAAGGTTTTCCCAGATGGAGAGTCTTACATAAGGGTGCCGAGCTCCTTAGCTGGAGAGGAAGTCATACTGGTCCAAACGACACAGCCCCCTCAAGATAAAAACCTGATAGAGCTCTTTTTAACTATCGAGGCGATAAAGGACGTTGGTGCAACCAAGGTTACCGCGGTAGTTCCCTATCTAGCTTACTCAAGGCAGGACAGAAGGTTCTTAGACGGTGAGGCAATAAGCGTAAAAACTATCCTAAACCTCATTCACTCTCTAGGTGCTTCAACGTTTATCACTGTTGAACCTCACCACCCTGAATCGTTAAGTTACTTCCCAGGAGAGGTTAAGGTCGTAGACCCTCTCCCCTCCTTGGCTAGAGAGATAGCCAAGGTCGTGAAAAGACCTTTCGTACTCGGTCCTGATAGAGGGGCTGCCGGAAGGGCGGAGAGGCTGGCCAGGGAGTTGAACTGTGATTTCTCGTACTTAGAGAAGGAAAGAGATAGGCGAACGGGAGAGATAAAGGTAAGAGGTGTAGGCTTACCGTCATTAAAGGGGTTTGACGTGATCTTAGTGGACGACATAGTGAGCACGGGTGGTACGCTACTTGAGGCGAGTAAGATCGCTTACTCCTTAGGAGCGGAGAGCGTGAACGTCGTGGCGGCTCACATGCTTCTAGTTAATGGGGCTCTTCAGAAATTGAAGCAAGCTAACGTAAAGGAAATAATAGGCTCTAACTCGGTAGTTCCAAAAGAGAGAGTCAACCTTGTTGACATATCAGATCAAATAGCTGTGAAGTTATGAAATACGCCAAGATAAGCAACGATGAGAGTTTCGCCTCAATGGCGGAGCTCCAAGCTCTGGCAAATCAGGAGGTCCACTTCCTGACGGGTGTAGGGCTCTATGCGATACCGGTTCAAGGGGTGGCTAGAAGATCTTCAACCGTAAAGGTCTCAGGAGAGGTAATTGCGATCTCTCATGACCCTAAAGAGATAAACGATTCTATAAGGGGAAAATGCTTCTCCATATACCCAGACGTTATCCTTGGAAAGGATAAGGACCTGTT is part of the Metallosphaera cuprina Ar-4 genome and harbors:
- the priS gene encoding DNA primase small subunit PriS; this translates as MVTVSSTSPQGQNKIVRMLYREYYERAELSLPFDMELREFAYQPMDSGSYVRHLSFSSLQELRQALVQDVPAHLFYSSAKYQRPTARDMEEKGWMGSDLQFDLDADHLCETRKIVFCPVCGKEVIGGKCQEHGVDAREYVEISVDCLKRTWELANVLAEILREDFDLKPRIFFSGNRGFHVLVECSGECALMDSEDRKEIVRYVSGEGVPFKGHEGDPGWAGRILRTKGVEVDEQVTVDIHRLIRIPGSVHGKSSLLVKEMEEFVYDISLSPFKGRAVLYPFISGEFTLIDTKFYLNKGEPISMTAGYAIFAYSKGLGEVSYYAR
- a CDS encoding DNA polymerase III sliding clamp; amino-acid sequence: MRFKVIDANSVTSIFRTLAEFMPDVTLVGTKEGIKIRGVDPSRVTLVNLFIPKGYFHEYESGEKDLLTVKLQDLIDSLSSVRKNDSLTFELKESSLYVTLDGEFERTFVLPILSGEEGTYPSLQLELNAKVKMLTSTFSEVMRVLSDLGKTVTLSFEEGKLVISVEGDIGSSKIELTEDSGLLEASGSEAKSTYSLDYLEKTVNMRDSSDVVELNFGTQLPLKLRFELPQDGYGEFYIAPRAE
- a CDS encoding ATP/GTP-binding protein translates to MYYVFFVGTAGSGKTTMVKEFQDYLLDQEMDASIVNMDPAVESLPYVPDFDVRDYIDSRDVMQRFGLGPNSSLIVSIDLLLTKATEIKSDLGNIESNYVLVDTPGQIELFAYRDSGRTFSSLLVGDNKSVNVFLMDSFLAKESRSYVSLLLLSSSVRFRLGTPQVNVLSKTDLLSKEELERVTSWGEGENLLDSLGTIDDYSFELVRTLMESLEVPPLPVSSQTRQGFDELYALIQRILAGGEDFETEENNSRL
- the prs gene encoding ribose-phosphate diphosphokinase, yielding MIVLGGTASNGIDERLSKIIGAKLVKVEHKVFPDGESYIRVPSSLAGEEVILVQTTQPPQDKNLIELFLTIEAIKDVGATKVTAVVPYLAYSRQDRRFLDGEAISVKTILNLIHSLGASTFITVEPHHPESLSYFPGEVKVVDPLPSLAREIAKVVKRPFVLGPDRGAAGRAERLARELNCDFSYLEKERDRRTGEIKVRGVGLPSLKGFDVILVDDIVSTGGTLLEASKIAYSLGAESVNVVAAHMLLVNGALQKLKQANVKEIIGSNSVVPKERVNLVDISDQIAVKL